atatgtgaagaagaaagatgctgaaaataaattcaaaaatgTCTCTGGATACATAAAAGTTGAAACATGAATCagcaatattataatattaacagcTTACCTCTTTCCAGCAGAGGGTTGTTGACCTTTAAAGTCAATATAGAGATCATTTGACCAGTCACTCttgaaggacacacagctgggttcaggttcaggttcaggttcaggttcaggttcaggttcaggttcaggttcaggagaCTCTGGTTTCTGCTGCGTCCTGatagaaaaacatttattgagggTCACATGTTCAGGTAAAGTCTTCCtgcaaaaaatataatattaatatgaatatgtatgtaggcctaattattaacaataacatgccaataatgctttactttctgtccaaaactcaataaaaatatcttttgaaatcagaataaaaatatttaaaaaaaatgttgtctaAACAGAAAGATATTTTGAGTGAGACAGGAAATTATTTTGCAAAAATATTCTCATTTCAGCCATCAGATACAATAATTcctttccacaaaaaaacacttatttgaAGGAGTGTGCATGAGACTGACATGACCCAAAACAACCCAGACGGGACGTTTGGTTACATCCAATGAGACTCGCTCCAGTTTGCTGGATGTTCACAACTCACCTCAATCTTCTTCTTAACATTTCAATTTCCCTTTCAAGATGCTCCTTCTGCCTTTCAAGTCTCTCCATcaatcctctctcctccttttcaaGTAGCCTCTCCTCcatttctattctattttcaACGTAGTGGTATCTCCATGGACCAGTGTCTCTTCATGGActcacagctgggttcaggttcaggtccaggttcagcagggtctggtctctgatgggtcctgttagaaagagaggaagaccactttttaatctccagaaacagaagctgctggagaaactagaagctatcaagcagaaaataaagtctgaatctcttcactgaatgatttctctctctgctcatcCTGCTCTGTCATTCATTCTCTTTCTGGGAGAACAGGAACATTggaaagactccaggactaatgtcatctttctgtcctctaatggagacaagactccaggactaatgtcatctttctgtcctctaatggagacaagactccaggactaatgtcatctttctgtcctggagacaagactccaggactaatgtctggagacaagactccaggactaatgtcatctttctgtcctctaatggagacaagactccaggactaatgtcatctttctgtcctctaatggagacaagactccaggactaatgtcatctttctgtcctctaatggagacaagactccaggactaatgtcatctttctgtcctctaatggagacaagactccattaTGACAATCAGTCTCACCTTTCTGTCCTGTGTATCTAATGTAAAAACAGGATTTAAAGTGGAGCTTTTGCATGAGTCTTTGAGGAGAAACTCTGTTTTACAGACCTGTCCATTAAATCAACTATCCATTAGTCCATCAAATCCtttgagtgttagtcgactgagaatttctttaattaaaagagAGCAGATCTGGGCTCAGGTCCCTGATGTAAAAGCCTtcttactgcattatattctatatatttacatatttaagaGTTACCTGCCTCCTGAGTTTTGTGTTCTCCTTCAAATAAATAAGGATGTTTGTAGGAGCCTAAATGCAAAAGAGTGTCGAGATACAGCTTCATTCTGTGGAAACCtacaatattttataaattaaatttgTGCTTACtaatatactatatactgtatgtatatatatatatatatatatatatatatatatatataaatatatatatatatttatatatatatatatattgtatataggATATATAGAggggatatatatataaaaggggGGAGATATAGGAGGGGATggagggatatatatatataattgatgATAGATATAaaaatggagggaggagggtcCTATGGAGATGAATCACTCACTGGGATGATGGGATTGCTTTCTGTTGGGAATGGGgagaagagagggggggaggactaatgtcatctttctgtcctctaatggagacaagggGGGAGGACTAATTCATCTTTTGGGGGGAGGGgataatggagacaagacttgGAGGACTAAAAGATGGGGAGAGGGATTGTCCTCAAATGGAGAcaagggagaaagaggaggggagTCTTTTTCTGGGAAAACTTGGGAGGGGGGAGAAATTTGAGGGGGGGAGGGATGgatgaggggagaaagagggggggaggagaggaggggaaagGAACAAGAATTAGgggagggagaagaggagggaggggaggggaggaatttaaaaggagggagggagggggaggggagggagggaggggggaggaggaaagaggggTAGGGAGAGGGAGTCCATGttcagggagggagggaagaaagaggatctggaaagagggagggaaggggggaggaggacataaagagggaggaggggggagggggggggaggggagagagggagagggaggaggggggggaaaaaaataggaGGGATGTTTGAAAGAGGGGAGAAATGGAAAAGAGGATTATTTAACAGAACAGAGGGGGAGATTCTGTAAccctggagggagggagggaggaaatttgggagggagggagaaataGGGGGGGAAGGGGATtacggagggagggagggagaaaagggaggggggagggagggagaaaaagagggggggggaggggaagggggagggaggaaaaagaagagggaggggagggtcTTGGGGAAAACTTtaaagaggggggagagggagggagggaggggaaaaaaagaggggagggagaaagaggagggggagggagggaggggggggagaggggagggggggggggagaggaggagggagggggagggagagggaggggagggggagggagggagggagggaggggagaaagaaagagggggggagagggagggagggaaggagaaaggggggggagagggaggagggggggggaggggaggggaggggggaggggaggggggagggagggaggggagggggggggaggagaggggaggggaggggggagaaagagggagggagggaggagggaaagaggggggaggggggggggggcccagaaaggagggggggagaaaaggggggggggagaaagagggggagagggaggggaggcagGCACCAACGGAGCAGGCTGCACTTAGTGACACCAGCTCTTGTGCTGCTTGAGATTTCTGTTAGAGCCTCATTTCAGTCAAggggaaaaaatgtcaaaaagacaaagTTTGCTGAACTTGTTCAAATACTCTGGCCAGTCGGATCTCAAACCAGCAAAAAGAGTTTCTGCCCATCAAGAATGTGGAGACCACGGTGGGTTTCTTGGTTAATTCTTGAATAGCCTCCCGTCTCCTTGAGATCGCTGTCctctttatatgagtttaaactcaaactaaagttcTATCTCTCGGAGCGtgcatttctctaaattcttatttttaattatgtttttgctttcttaaggatgttttattctattatcttctctgactcttgttatgtgaagcacagtggtcagcttctgttgtgtttacttgtgctatacaaataaatgaaatgaatttaGTAGTACGATGGATAACTGCTGCTGGTGAAAACGATTGTTGcagtgtgtttatttattttttacatttcatacCGATGCAGTGCAATGTtctgaaataaattaaacattggcctgatgtacacacagcgttgtttaggtttttttagtcAGATAA
This region of Perca flavescens isolate YP-PL-M2 unplaced genomic scaffold, PFLA_1.0 EPR50_1.1_unplaced_scaf_2, whole genome shotgun sequence genomic DNA includes:
- the LOC114551581 gene encoding ankyrin repeat and KH domain-containing protein mask-1, giving the protein MEERLLEKEERGLMERLERQKEHLEREIEMLRRRLRTQQKPESPEPEPEPEPEPEPEPEPEPSCVSFKSDWSNDLYIDFKGQQPSAGKRIHQRPDSAEPEPSCVSFKSDWSYDLYIDFKGQQPSAGKRVDQESSEVPIGQSAQQHQTHLDSIFMLLEENIITL